Proteins encoded together in one Neobacillus sp. FSL H8-0543 window:
- a CDS encoding zinc metallopeptidase, whose protein sequence is MVFIIYFLIIILIPLWAQMRVKGTFKKYSRVANSASITGAVVAREVLNANGLYSVGVEEGRGYLSDHYDPRSKTVRLSSDNYHGHSIAAVAIAAHECGHAIQDAERYAFLRFRHALVPVANISSNFSWVLIMIGIFAQMSGLLLLGIIFMAMAVLFQVVTLPVEFNASNRAMDQVVSLGLIRNVEERDAKKVLNAAALTYVAAAAVAVLELLRLVLLFTGMNRND, encoded by the coding sequence ATGGTTTTCATTATTTATTTCTTGATTATTATCCTAATTCCTCTCTGGGCGCAGATGAGGGTAAAAGGTACTTTTAAAAAGTATTCACGTGTTGCAAACTCTGCAAGCATTACAGGAGCAGTGGTTGCAAGGGAAGTCCTTAATGCCAATGGTCTATATAGTGTTGGTGTGGAAGAGGGAAGAGGTTATTTGAGCGATCATTATGACCCCAGATCGAAGACGGTTCGATTATCGTCTGACAATTATCATGGACATTCAATTGCTGCAGTTGCGATTGCAGCCCACGAATGTGGACATGCAATCCAGGATGCAGAAAGGTATGCATTTTTACGGTTCCGCCACGCTTTAGTTCCTGTCGCAAATATTAGTTCCAACTTTTCATGGGTTCTTATCATGATTGGGATATTTGCACAAATGAGCGGATTGTTGTTATTAGGTATTATTTTTATGGCAATGGCGGTACTTTTTCAAGTCGTTACGTTGCCAGTGGAATTTAATGCTTCAAACCGTGCAATGGATCAAGTGGTCTCCCTAGGATTAATCCGAAATGTGGAAGAGCGGGATGCAAAAAAAGTATTAAATGCTGCTGCGCTTACATATGTTGCAGCCGCAGCTGTAGCGGTTCTTGAGCTGCTAAGGCTGGTTCTACTATTCACTGGCATGAACCGCAATGACTAG
- the ypjB gene encoding sporulation protein YpjB, translating into MKIKWLLIIAIVIMLAPMTVYANEQTQIEKLDMISDEALQMMKFHRYEDAKKLLDYFSEQFTNISNDHSFTMDELRIVTVSHDEAMEAAVNSSMEYDERVTKMTKFRLVVDAISTSHQPLWIEMKERILTAFQQAKEAANSGDSAHFHTNFNTFLSLYNIIYPSMKIDVSAENIQRLDARINFIDEYRAQVVNNMKSLQELDGLETDLKDLFDNMDEDEADPSLWWVIISTGSIIILTLSYVGWRKFQAEKEMRKNRSRSNKD; encoded by the coding sequence TTGAAGATCAAATGGTTACTAATAATTGCAATCGTCATCATGCTCGCTCCCATGACAGTTTATGCTAATGAGCAAACGCAGATAGAGAAACTTGATATGATTTCTGATGAGGCTCTTCAAATGATGAAATTTCATAGATATGAAGATGCCAAAAAACTGCTGGATTATTTCTCTGAGCAATTCACTAATATATCCAATGACCATTCATTTACGATGGATGAATTACGAATTGTAACTGTTTCGCATGATGAAGCAATGGAGGCTGCGGTGAACTCCAGTATGGAATACGATGAGCGAGTTACAAAAATGACTAAGTTTCGACTTGTGGTGGATGCTATTTCAACTAGCCATCAGCCCTTATGGATCGAAATGAAGGAACGAATTTTAACTGCATTCCAGCAAGCGAAAGAAGCTGCGAACAGTGGTGATTCTGCACATTTTCATACAAATTTTAATACCTTTTTATCCTTGTACAACATAATTTATCCAAGTATGAAAATAGATGTTTCAGCAGAAAATATACAAAGATTAGATGCTCGAATAAATTTTATTGATGAATATCGTGCTCAAGTTGTCAATAACATGAAAAGCCTGCAGGAATTAGACGGCCTTGAAACCGATCTGAAGGATCTATTTGATAATATGGACGAGGACGAGGCAGACCCTTCATTATGGTGGGTGATCATTTCAACTGGAAGCATTATAATCTTAACACTTTCATATGTTGGTTGGAGAAAGTTCCAAGCCGAAAAGGAAATGAGGAAAAATCGCTCTAGAAGTAATAAGGACTAA
- a CDS encoding DUF1405 domain-containing protein, whose protein sequence is MSWIYPLLANRSILKLLLAINIAGTVYGYYWYGWQLAETPAIFLVFVPDSPTASLFFVFVLIAFLLRKNWPLIEALAIVTLFKYGIWAVVMNLLVFLVQGELDWIGVMLIGSHFAMVVQGILFAPFYRFKWWHLLVTAVWTLHNDVIDYVFFMMPRYHMLTDFNQMIGYFTFWLSLLSLAIAYYLVLRPNRYKLKIK, encoded by the coding sequence TTGAGTTGGATTTATCCTCTCCTGGCAAACAGATCCATTCTAAAGTTATTACTAGCAATAAATATAGCGGGAACAGTTTATGGGTATTATTGGTATGGTTGGCAATTAGCAGAAACCCCGGCAATCTTTCTCGTATTTGTTCCTGATAGCCCTACCGCAAGTTTATTTTTTGTATTTGTACTTATTGCATTCCTACTGCGTAAAAACTGGCCGCTTATTGAAGCACTTGCGATTGTCACTTTGTTTAAGTATGGTATATGGGCTGTTGTGATGAATCTGCTCGTATTTCTTGTTCAGGGAGAATTAGATTGGATTGGTGTTATGCTAATTGGGTCGCACTTTGCCATGGTTGTCCAAGGAATTCTCTTTGCCCCCTTTTACCGTTTTAAATGGTGGCATTTACTTGTTACTGCAGTCTGGACTTTACATAATGATGTTATTGATTACGTATTTTTTATGATGCCAAGATATCATATGTTAACTGACTTTAACCAGATGATTGGCTACTTTACATTTTGGCTGTCACTCTTATCGCTAGCAATAGCCTATTATTTGGTTCTTCGTCCTAACCGATATAAACTTAAGATAAAATAG
- a CDS encoding c-type cytochrome: protein MHRGKGMKFVGDSRVLAPEARTMKNIPKDYSEYPGKTEAFWPNFLLKEWLVGAVFLVGFLCLTVAHPSPLERIADPSDTGYTPMPDWYFLFLYQLLKYEFAAGPYTVVGAMVIPGIAFGALLLAPFIDRGPERRPSKRPLATGFMLLAIAAITFLTWQGVDAHDWEAAKEYGKITADVEIDKASDGYKIAGEQTCLTCHGENLQGSAAAPSLIGLDLTVDEISKIATDGQNKMPAGIFKGTDEELQKLSEFITGLAEE from the coding sequence ATGCATCGCGGTAAAGGAATGAAATTCGTAGGTGACTCACGTGTACTTGCACCAGAAGCCCGGACGATGAAAAATATTCCAAAAGATTATTCAGAATACCCTGGTAAAACAGAGGCGTTTTGGCCAAACTTCCTTTTGAAGGAATGGTTGGTAGGGGCAGTATTTCTTGTCGGTTTTTTATGTTTAACGGTAGCACATCCAAGTCCGCTTGAAAGGATTGCTGATCCGTCAGATACTGGCTATACACCAATGCCTGACTGGTATTTCTTATTCTTGTATCAATTACTAAAATATGAATTTGCTGCAGGACCATATACAGTTGTTGGTGCAATGGTTATCCCAGGAATTGCATTTGGTGCCTTGTTATTAGCTCCATTCATTGACCGTGGACCAGAACGTCGTCCAAGCAAGCGCCCATTAGCAACTGGATTTATGTTGTTGGCCATAGCTGCAATTACGTTTTTAACATGGCAGGGTGTTGACGCTCATGATTGGGAAGCAGCAAAAGAATATGGTAAAATCACAGCAGACGTTGAAATCGATAAGGCCAGTGATGGATACAAAATAGCTGGTGAGCAAACCTGTTTGACCTGTCACGGTGAAAATTTACAGGGTAGCGCTGCTGCACCTTCTTTAATTGGCTTAGACCTAACAGTAGATGAAATATCTAAGATTGCAACAGATGGGCAAAACAAAATGCCTGCTGGGATTTTTAAGGGTACTGATGAGGAGCTCCAAAAGCTTTCCGAATTTATCACAGGCCTTGCTGAAGAATAA